Proteins encoded by one window of Terriglobales bacterium:
- a CDS encoding iron-sulfur cluster assembly accessory protein has translation MSTTTTPNVETTPKAPPVTLTPAAIAKVKEIMAQQDPVPAGLRVGVVGGGCSGFSYSMAFENSAGMMDKSFDFDGLKVFVDATSLMYLNGCVVDYVETLEGAGFKFENPNVKTTCGCGSSFNV, from the coding sequence ATGTCCACAACCACCACACCGAACGTCGAAACGACCCCCAAGGCTCCGCCCGTCACCCTGACCCCCGCGGCCATCGCCAAGGTCAAGGAGATCATGGCGCAGCAGGATCCTGTCCCGGCCGGCCTGCGGGTCGGCGTGGTCGGCGGCGGCTGCTCCGGCTTCTCTTACTCCATGGCCTTTGAGAACTCTGCCGGCATGATGGACAAGAGCTTTGACTTCGACGGCCTCAAGGTTTTTGTCGACGCCACCTCGCTCATGTACCTGAACGGCTGCGTCGTGGACTACGTGGAGACGCTCGAGGGCGCCGGCTTCAAGTTCGAAAACCCCAACGTCAAGACCACCTGCGGCTGCGGCTCCTCCTTCAACGTATAG